The following are from one region of the Apostichopus japonicus isolate 1M-3 chromosome 17, ASM3797524v1, whole genome shotgun sequence genome:
- the LOC139984712 gene encoding uncharacterized protein, whose product MANFVVVEFTSSRSVAVIPTNWLCSAEEDECFWPSLQKSSNVNRLVRARESPQGSWTRYTIRILGKAGTYDRAVVKLSMAEDTSDLQTDVEEPASRKKRRTTRYVTSDSEVSEVDSPVKSKQRKKSSLQKKPPVPSQGVTMPSCSRLHSTPAPPTPTTDILSSTPSLQPLPCTPVRITPLTPVRITPHTTVGATATPTSDHERPTTNKAFLQKVLRLLEDIRETQRIHGGLFKNLLKKEGRTSAQDLTLPDGASLPLKTPAELTSFEEKLADPAFQTGLGNFLADLGGRTVQETTKRIMTYIMDTQLALQRNFIGRNRKVAFGETKLFQVVHRAVKKNDATSGTNRQEAEKAVSKWLSGARDRDGYRNVRRQRQPDQPQEE is encoded by the exons ATGGCAAATTTCGTAGTAGTTGAATTTACGTCATCAAGGTCCGTTGCTGTAATACCAACAAATTGGCTTTGTTCCGCAGAAGAGGATGAATGTTTCTGGCCTTCCTTACAGAAATCTTCTAACGTGAATCGGCTGGTCAGGGCAAGAGAAAGTCCACAAGGTTCTTGGACACGCTACACTATCCGGATTCTTGGCAAAGCAG GTACATATGATCGTGCTGTAGTAAAGCTGTCAATGGCAGAAGACACTTCAGATTTACAAACCGATGTTGAGGAACCAGCAAGTAGGAAAAAA agaaggACCACAAGGTACGTTACCTCAGACAGCGAGGTAAGCGAAGTTGACTCTCCTGTGAAATCAAAGCAACGGAAGAAATCGTCCTTACAGAAGAAGCCCCCTGTCCCATCGCAGGGTGTAACAATGCCATCTTGCAGTAGACTGCACTCAACGCCGGCACCACCTACACCAACCACCGACATCCTGAGCTCAACACCTTCACTACAACCTCTCCCTTGCACACCAGTCAGGATCACCCCTCTCACACCAGTCAGGATCACCCCTCACACAACAGTCGGGGCCACAGCTACCCCAACCAGTGACCATGAGAGGCCGACCACTAACAAGGCCTTCTTGCAAAAAGTACTCAGACTTCTCGAGGATATAAGAGAGACCCAAAGAATTCATGGAGGCCTGTTCAAGAATTTGCTCAAGAAGGAAGGAAGAACCAGTGCCCAAGATCTTACCCTACCAGATGGTGCATCTCTCCCACTGAAGACACCTGCGGAGTTGACTTCATTTGAAGAGAAGTTGGCTGACCCAGCATTCCAAACTGGGTTG gGAAACTTCCTCGCAGATTTGGGAGGCAGAACTGTCCAGGAAACGACGAAGCGGATAATGACGTACATCATGGACACACAGCTGGCATTGCAAAGAAACTTCATTGGGCGCAATAGAAAGGTGGCATTTGGAGAAACAAAGCTGTTCCAAGTCGTACATA GAGCTGTAAAGAAGAACGATGCAACGTCTGGAACCAACAGACAGGAGGCGGAAAAGGCCGTATCAAAGTGGTTGAGTGGAGCTCGAGACAGGGATGGTTACAGAAATGTACGGAGGCAAAGGCAACCAGACCAACCTCAGGAGGAATGA